A stretch of Cupriavidus necator DNA encodes these proteins:
- a CDS encoding carboxypeptidase regulatory-like domain-containing protein: MLSSLMIAVAAAGCAFRYGQAGSYLQPMAEYGVSYVSGGDSEAGMDAMLAIADRFNVRLTMVDAARGDPLPDAAILVSSQDGRSILHASATGPMFYLRLPTGVYWLAIGYQGWVRTRDIAVDGQALDMTFRLPVRTLEDDWLLCSSPRGNVAVTAVW, from the coding sequence ATGCTCTCGTCCCTGATGATTGCCGTAGCTGCTGCGGGTTGTGCGTTCCGCTATGGGCAAGCCGGATCATACTTGCAGCCAATGGCCGAATATGGCGTCTCGTATGTGTCGGGCGGGGACAGCGAAGCCGGCATGGACGCGATGCTCGCCATCGCGGACCGCTTCAACGTACGTCTGACCATGGTGGACGCCGCACGCGGGGACCCGCTGCCGGATGCTGCCATCCTCGTGTCCAGTCAGGACGGGCGCTCGATATTGCATGCGAGCGCAACCGGGCCGATGTTCTATCTCCGGCTTCCCACGGGCGTCTATTGGCTGGCAATTGGTTATCAGGGCTGGGTCCGGACCCGCGATATCGCCGTCGACGGCCAGGCACTCGACATGACGTTTCGCCTGCCCGTGAGGACGCTGGAGGACGACTGGCTGCTTTGCAGCTCGCCGCGCGGCAACGTCGCGGTTACCGCCGTCTGGTGA
- a CDS encoding heavy metal translocating P-type ATPase, producing MHIGFRKFDLGLLPVAAGTLGAGLLLFAFGEALAARLAWAVGALVVAGALIVAIVRSLRRKEAGVDVLALLAIGLALALGEFLAAAVLALMIESGRAIENYAQARSEREMSALLSRAPQSANRFEDGEWRAVSLDVVSPGDRLLVRHGEVVPVDGALLGQATLDESALTGESLPRQRLPGETVRSSVLNAGTPFEMVAATTAADSTFAGIARLVRTARAERPPAARLADRYALWLVPVTLLVAGLAWLASGELARALAVLVVATPCPLILAVPVAIVSGVSRCAGRGVLVKGGGALERLSQASILFFDKTGTLTGGRARLAAIESAPGWPAPDVLRVAASLSQASGHVVAEAITTAARERGLALDLPSGVTETAGAGIAGRVGEHVVAVGSPAFAGGGDAGPPWCQAMLQRAAFEGASVSLVTVDGVLVGALQFVDLIRMDTPRALRLLRKAGIRRLAMLTGDRLDVAETVGAMLGVTEVHANLTPSQKLAAIEAARHDGTVLMVGDGVNDAPALAAADVGVAMGARGAAASSEAADVVLLVDRLDRLVDAVRIARRSRRLAVQSAMAGMGLSFVAMAVAAFGYLPPLAGAMLQEVIDVLVIANALRALRADPSVPAERLSTADAERLNQEHAALAPLMEQIRSLADRLPAMPGHAAGTELRRLCASLSGTLLPHEQHDDAQLYPQLALLVGGEDPLAAMSAMHREIFRVIRLLQRMADDSPPDGPDAGRVREYQRLLYGLEAVLRLHCAQEDELFHALREDAPTE from the coding sequence ATGCACATCGGGTTTCGCAAGTTTGACCTCGGCTTGCTGCCAGTCGCGGCCGGCACGCTGGGCGCTGGCTTGCTGCTTTTTGCCTTCGGCGAAGCGCTCGCCGCGAGGCTCGCTTGGGCGGTTGGCGCGCTGGTCGTCGCCGGCGCGCTGATCGTCGCCATCGTGCGGTCGCTGCGCCGGAAGGAAGCGGGCGTCGATGTCCTGGCGCTGCTGGCGATCGGGCTGGCGCTGGCGCTTGGCGAATTCCTCGCGGCTGCCGTACTGGCCCTGATGATCGAGAGCGGCAGGGCCATTGAGAACTATGCGCAGGCCCGTTCCGAGCGGGAGATGTCCGCCCTGCTCAGCCGCGCCCCGCAGTCCGCCAACCGCTTCGAGGACGGAGAATGGCGCGCGGTTTCCCTCGATGTGGTCAGTCCGGGGGATCGCCTGTTGGTCCGGCATGGCGAAGTCGTACCCGTGGACGGCGCATTGCTGGGCCAGGCGACGCTGGACGAATCTGCCCTGACTGGCGAGTCGCTGCCACGGCAGCGACTCCCTGGCGAGACCGTGCGCAGCAGTGTGCTGAACGCCGGCACCCCGTTCGAGATGGTGGCAGCGACCACCGCGGCAGACAGCACCTTCGCCGGCATCGCCAGGCTGGTGCGCACCGCCCGCGCGGAGCGCCCGCCCGCGGCGCGGTTGGCCGACCGTTATGCACTGTGGCTGGTGCCTGTCACCCTGCTCGTCGCCGGGCTTGCCTGGCTTGCCAGTGGTGAACTCGCGCGGGCGCTGGCGGTGCTGGTGGTCGCCACCCCTTGTCCGTTGATCCTGGCCGTTCCGGTGGCGATTGTGTCCGGGGTGTCGCGTTGCGCCGGGCGCGGCGTGCTGGTCAAGGGCGGCGGCGCGCTTGAAAGGTTGTCGCAGGCGAGCATCCTCTTCTTCGACAAGACCGGGACGCTGACGGGCGGAAGGGCCCGCCTGGCGGCCATCGAGAGCGCGCCCGGATGGCCGGCGCCCGACGTGCTGCGCGTCGCCGCTTCGCTGTCCCAGGCCTCCGGGCATGTTGTCGCCGAAGCCATCACGACCGCGGCGCGCGAGCGAGGCCTGGCCCTGGACCTGCCGTCAGGCGTGACCGAGACCGCCGGTGCTGGCATTGCCGGGCGGGTTGGCGAGCACGTGGTGGCGGTGGGATCGCCCGCCTTTGCCGGCGGCGGCGATGCCGGGCCACCGTGGTGCCAGGCCATGTTGCAGCGCGCGGCCTTCGAAGGCGCCTCGGTCTCGCTGGTCACCGTCGACGGCGTGCTGGTTGGGGCACTGCAGTTCGTGGACCTGATTCGCATGGACACCCCGCGCGCGTTGCGCTTGCTGCGCAAGGCGGGCATACGGCGCCTGGCCATGCTCACGGGAGACCGGCTCGACGTCGCCGAGACCGTCGGCGCGATGCTGGGCGTGACCGAGGTCCATGCCAACCTCACCCCCTCGCAGAAGCTTGCCGCGATCGAGGCGGCGCGCCACGACGGCACTGTGCTGATGGTGGGCGACGGCGTGAACGATGCACCGGCGCTGGCCGCCGCGGACGTCGGCGTGGCCATGGGCGCACGAGGTGCCGCGGCATCGTCGGAAGCCGCGGATGTCGTGCTGCTGGTGGACCGGCTTGACCGGCTGGTGGACGCGGTGCGCATCGCCCGCCGGTCGCGCCGGCTGGCCGTGCAAAGCGCCATGGCCGGCATGGGCCTGTCGTTCGTCGCGATGGCGGTCGCCGCGTTCGGCTACCTGCCGCCACTGGCCGGCGCCATGCTGCAGGAGGTCATCGATGTGCTGGTCATTGCCAATGCGCTGCGCGCCCTGCGCGCCGACCCGTCGGTGCCGGCGGAACGCCTGTCCACGGCCGACGCCGAGCGCCTGAACCAGGAGCACGCCGCGCTGGCGCCGCTGATGGAACAGATCCGCAGCCTCGCGGACAGGTTGCCAGCCATGCCTGGCCACGCCGCGGGCACGGAACTGCGCCGCTTGTGCGCATCCCTCAGCGGAACACTTTTGCCCCACGAACAGCACGATGACGCGCAGCTCTATCCGCAACTCGCGCTGCTGGTCGGAGGCGAGGATCCGCTGGCGGCGATGAGCGCGATGCACCGCGAGATCTTCCGGGTGATCCGGCTACTGCAGCGGATGGCGGACGACTCACCGCCGGATGGGCCAGACGCCGGCAGGGTCAGGGAGTACCAGCGGCTGCTCTACGGGCTCGAGGCCGTATTGCGGCTGCACTGCGCGCAGGAGGACGAGCTGTTCCATGCGCTGCGCGAAGATGCGCCCACGGAGTGA
- a CDS encoding PAS domain S-box protein, whose product MATVEWYRQFLAPLVLLTGAGIGLAVGLYWNRLRKLTGSSDIQRVADSEAQLAGIIRSSMEAIITVDGDQRVVLFNPMAETLFAWPAELAIGRSLSDFIPHRFRAAHAEHVRRFGITGVSDREMGLQRALCAMRRDGSEFPIEASISQISVGEAKLYTVMLRDITERVRAEEALHRSLQLVKESEARLAGIIRSSMEAIITVDNEQRVVLFNPMAETLFAWPAELAIGRPLGDFIPERYRAAHEEHVRRFGITGVSDRQMGRQRALYALRRDGTEFPIEASISQTAHEGTKLYTVMLRDITERARAEAALRRSREELQQLSDGILAAREEERRRIARELHDDLGQRLSALKMDMAMLGADVDEGRDTAGLLDEIGAINGVIDNTVASVRRIASDLRPALLDELGMIPAIEWLADDFANRYGLAVSVDGAEADVPAQTAIAMFRIVQEALSNVVRHADATTVHIQLTQSEGQLVLRVQDNGVGWDKVSSASGPRKSLGLLGIRERARLLGGSFTIDSTPGKGFCLIVQIPHERVA is encoded by the coding sequence ATGGCTACCGTCGAATGGTATCGGCAGTTCCTGGCGCCGTTGGTGCTCTTGACGGGCGCAGGCATCGGGCTCGCCGTGGGACTTTACTGGAACCGGTTGAGGAAGCTTACAGGGAGTAGTGATATCCAACGCGTGGCGGATAGCGAAGCCCAGTTGGCGGGGATCATCCGATCTTCGATGGAAGCGATCATCACCGTGGACGGTGACCAGCGCGTCGTACTGTTCAATCCCATGGCAGAAACGCTATTCGCCTGGCCGGCCGAACTTGCAATCGGGCGCTCCCTGAGCGACTTCATTCCCCACCGCTTTCGGGCCGCCCATGCAGAGCATGTGCGCCGGTTTGGGATCACGGGCGTTTCGGACCGCGAGATGGGACTCCAACGGGCGCTGTGCGCCATGCGTCGGGACGGAAGCGAGTTCCCTATCGAAGCATCCATTTCACAGATCTCTGTCGGCGAGGCCAAGTTATACACTGTGATGCTGCGCGATATCACCGAACGCGTGCGTGCTGAGGAAGCCCTGCACCGAAGCCTTCAGCTTGTGAAGGAAAGCGAGGCGCGATTGGCGGGAATTATCCGCTCCTCCATGGAAGCGATCATCACCGTGGACAATGAACAACGCGTAGTGCTGTTCAACCCAATGGCGGAGACGTTGTTCGCCTGGCCCGCCGAACTCGCGATTGGCCGCCCCCTCGGCGACTTCATTCCCGAACGCTACCGGGCCGCTCATGAGGAGCACGTGCGTCGGTTTGGGATCACGGGCGTATCGGATCGTCAGATGGGACGTCAACGGGCACTCTACGCTCTGCGTCGTGACGGCACTGAATTCCCTATCGAAGCATCCATCTCGCAAACGGCCCACGAAGGCACGAAGCTATATACCGTGATGCTGCGTGATATCACGGAGCGGGCACGCGCGGAGGCGGCCCTGCGCCGCTCACGGGAAGAACTGCAACAGCTTTCAGATGGGATACTCGCTGCCCGCGAGGAGGAGAGGCGCCGCATTGCACGCGAGCTGCACGATGACCTGGGCCAGCGCCTGAGCGCGCTTAAGATGGACATGGCTATGCTCGGCGCGGACGTCGATGAGGGCCGTGACACAGCAGGACTGCTAGACGAGATTGGTGCCATAAACGGCGTCATCGACAATACTGTTGCCTCGGTCCGACGCATTGCCAGTGACCTACGGCCGGCCTTGCTGGACGAGTTGGGAATGATTCCTGCCATTGAGTGGTTGGCCGATGATTTTGCCAACCGGTACGGATTGGCGGTGAGCGTGGACGGTGCCGAGGCTGACGTCCCCGCGCAGACGGCAATCGCCATGTTCCGCATTGTCCAGGAGGCATTGAGCAATGTCGTCCGGCATGCCGACGCGACCACCGTGCATATTCAGCTCACCCAGTCAGAGGGCCAACTTGTGTTGCGGGTGCAAGACAATGGGGTGGGCTGGGACAAGGTCTCCTCCGCAAGCGGGCCACGCAAATCGCTGGGACTCCTTGGCATCCGGGAGCGGGCACGCCTTCTGGGTGGCAGCTTCACCATCGACAGCACTCCCGGCAAGGGCTTTTGCCTAATCGTGCAAATTCCCCACGAAAGGGTGGCCTGA
- a CDS encoding DUF6691 family protein, whose product MTAMTALVAGLLFGIGLMVSGMANPAKVLGFLDLAGTWDPSLAFVMAGAIAIGSLAFLIAKHRKHSFLGLPVQLPASTAVTLRLVLGSAAFGVGWGLAGFCPGPALVALGAGYPKAIGFVAAMVAGMLVFDVAERAKSSMQRA is encoded by the coding sequence ATGACCGCCATGACTGCACTCGTCGCAGGCCTGCTATTTGGCATTGGCCTGATGGTCTCCGGCATGGCCAACCCGGCCAAGGTGCTGGGCTTTCTTGACCTTGCAGGAACCTGGGACCCGTCCCTCGCTTTTGTGATGGCCGGTGCCATTGCCATTGGCTCGCTCGCCTTCCTCATCGCCAAACACCGCAAACACTCCTTCCTGGGGCTGCCTGTGCAACTGCCGGCCAGCACGGCCGTAACGCTGCGGCTGGTACTGGGCAGCGCCGCCTTCGGCGTCGGCTGGGGTCTGGCCGGCTTCTGCCCTGGTCCCGCGCTGGTTGCCCTGGGCGCTGGCTATCCGAAGGCCATTGGCTTTGTGGCAGCAATGGTGGCTGGCATGCTCGTGTTCGACGTCGCGGAGCGCGCCAAATCAAGCATGCAACGGGCGTAA
- a CDS encoding YeeE/YedE family protein translates to MLIDLANFTPGLSLVGGLIIGAAAAVLLLFNGRIAGISGIFGGLLSLPRKDMAWRLTFLAGLVGAPVIASLLGKPAIADIQASWGEILAAGFLVGLGTRYASGCTSGHGVCGISRGSIRSLVATLTFMVAGFLTVFVQRHLIGG, encoded by the coding sequence ATGCTGATTGACCTCGCTAACTTCACGCCCGGCCTGTCACTGGTCGGCGGGCTCATCATCGGTGCGGCGGCCGCTGTGCTGCTGCTGTTCAACGGCCGCATTGCCGGCATCAGCGGCATCTTCGGCGGCCTGCTTAGCCTGCCTCGAAAGGACATGGCCTGGCGCCTGACCTTCCTCGCTGGCCTGGTTGGCGCTCCTGTGATTGCGAGCCTGCTCGGCAAGCCCGCCATTGCGGATATCCAGGCAAGCTGGGGCGAAATCCTGGCCGCCGGCTTCCTGGTCGGCCTTGGCACCCGCTACGCCAGCGGCTGCACCAGCGGCCATGGCGTGTGCGGCATCTCGCGCGGCTCCATCCGCTCGCTGGTCGCCACCCTCACCTTCATGGTGGCGGGATTCCTGACTGTCTTCGTGCAACGGCACCTGATTGGAGGCTGA
- a CDS encoding ArsR/SmtB family transcription factor, giving the protein MDQPHPAIDLASMQAAAAQACTLLKVLANPDRLLLMCRLSQGELSVGELEEQLGIRQPTLSQQLGVLRENSLVATRRDGKNIFYSVASPQALAVMAVLYEQFCANPDQEATC; this is encoded by the coding sequence ATGGACCAGCCCCACCCCGCCATCGACCTCGCCAGCATGCAAGCTGCTGCGGCGCAGGCCTGTACCCTGCTCAAGGTGCTTGCCAATCCGGACCGCCTGCTGCTGATGTGCCGCCTGTCCCAAGGCGAGCTGTCTGTCGGTGAGCTGGAGGAACAGCTCGGCATCCGGCAGCCGACGCTGTCTCAACAGCTCGGTGTGCTGCGCGAGAACAGCCTGGTGGCCACGCGCCGTGACGGCAAGAACATCTTCTATTCGGTGGCGAGCCCCCAGGCGCTTGCCGTCATGGCGGTCCTTTATGAACAGTTCTGTGCCAACCCCGATCAGGAGGCGACATGCTGA
- a CDS encoding MBL fold metallo-hydrolase: MHPTIQPFFDPATWTVTYVVFQEGRPECAIIDSVLDYDPKAGRTSTASADKVVAFVRAHGLRVEWILETHAHADHLSAAPYLKRHLGGQTAIGQNIRNVQGVFKTLFNLEPEFRLDGSQFDHLFDDGATFAIGGLTGRAIHVPGHTPADMAYQIGDAVFVGDTLFMPDVGTARCDFPGGDAHELYRSIRKLLDLPSNTRLFMCHDYPPEGRGPAWETTVRAQREGNIHVHDGVSEEQFVAMRRARDATLAMPTLLLPSVQVNIRAGELPPPDANGVRYLKIPLDVI, translated from the coding sequence ATGCACCCGACTATCCAGCCGTTCTTCGACCCTGCGACCTGGACTGTGACGTACGTGGTCTTTCAGGAGGGGCGCCCCGAGTGCGCCATCATCGACTCGGTGCTGGACTACGACCCCAAGGCGGGTCGGACATCGACGGCAAGTGCTGATAAGGTTGTTGCGTTTGTGCGCGCGCATGGACTGAGAGTCGAGTGGATTCTCGAGACGCACGCGCATGCTGACCACCTGTCTGCCGCGCCGTACCTGAAGCGACACCTGGGTGGCCAGACAGCAATAGGCCAGAACATCCGCAACGTACAGGGGGTCTTCAAGACGCTCTTTAACCTGGAGCCTGAGTTTCGGCTCGACGGGTCGCAGTTCGACCACCTGTTTGACGACGGAGCGACGTTTGCCATCGGCGGCCTGACCGGCAGGGCGATTCATGTGCCAGGGCATACACCCGCCGACATGGCTTACCAGATTGGGGACGCGGTCTTTGTCGGCGATACGCTGTTCATGCCGGACGTCGGCACGGCTCGCTGCGATTTCCCGGGCGGCGACGCACACGAGTTGTATCGCTCCATCCGCAAGCTGCTGGACCTGCCGAGCAATACACGGCTCTTTATGTGTCACGACTATCCGCCCGAGGGGCGCGGGCCTGCATGGGAAACGACGGTGCGCGCTCAGCGCGAAGGCAATATCCACGTGCATGACGGCGTGAGCGAGGAACAGTTCGTGGCCATGCGCCGGGCGCGCGATGCGACGCTGGCGATGCCGACGCTGCTTCTGCCGTCGGTGCAAGTCAATATACGAGCCGGGGAGTTGCCGCCGCCCGATGCGAATGGCGTTCGCTATCTAAAAATCCCTCTGGACGTCATCTGA
- the ppk2 gene encoding polyphosphate kinase 2, which translates to MKTSSKTAPSEASALSHDSYEENLHLLQIELVKLQKHFISCSDRILVIFEGRDASGKDGTIKRIVEHLSPRETRVVALGKPSDRDRGSWYFRRYAAELPAAGEFTLFNRSWYNRAGVEHVMGFCTKDEHEEFMASVPEFERMLVRSGIRLIKYYLDISKAEQKKRIEERRRDPLKQWKVSPIDEQAVSLWKKYSKARNEMFARTSDIVPWNVVRADDKHVARLSVIKDLLTRLHYAHKDAELIRPNPEVVFPYAEEHLLSGAISK; encoded by the coding sequence ATGAAGACAAGTAGCAAGACGGCTCCATCCGAGGCAAGCGCCCTCTCCCATGACAGCTATGAGGAGAATCTCCACCTGCTTCAAATCGAGCTGGTCAAACTACAGAAGCACTTCATTTCCTGCAGCGACCGGATTCTGGTGATTTTTGAGGGAAGGGATGCGTCTGGGAAGGATGGGACCATCAAGCGCATTGTCGAACACCTCAGTCCGCGTGAAACGCGCGTCGTCGCACTGGGGAAGCCATCCGACCGTGACCGAGGCTCCTGGTACTTCCGCCGCTATGCGGCCGAGCTGCCTGCGGCCGGCGAGTTCACCCTTTTCAATCGCAGTTGGTACAACCGGGCCGGTGTGGAACATGTGATGGGCTTCTGCACCAAGGACGAGCATGAGGAGTTCATGGCAAGTGTCCCAGAGTTCGAACGGATGCTCGTGCGTTCCGGAATTCGTCTTATCAAGTACTACCTTGACATCAGCAAGGCCGAACAGAAGAAGCGCATCGAAGAGCGCCGCCGGGACCCGCTAAAACAGTGGAAAGTCAGCCCCATTGACGAACAAGCGGTATCGCTTTGGAAGAAATACAGTAAGGCACGGAACGAGATGTTTGCTCGAACCAGCGACATCGTGCCATGGAACGTCGTGCGCGCCGACGACAAGCATGTCGCACGCCTCAGCGTCATCAAGGATCTACTGACCCGCCTTCACTATGCGCACAAGGACGCTGAGCTGATTCGCCCTAATCCGGAAGTTGTGTTTCCTTATGCAGAGGAACATCTTCTGAGCGGGGCGATTTCGAAGTGA